The sequence GCACCCGGACCAGGGCGTTTGAGGTTTCCGAGGCCGTGTCCGTCTGAGGCGTTTCGGACGGCAGCAGCAGCACGCTCTGCACAGGGCCGTCGGCGATGATCCCCAGGTTCAGGTGCTTCTGCCCCTTGGCACGGATGCTGGAGATGAACGCGGCATCGATCTTGCGCATCCGGTAGGCGCGGTTGATGGCGGAAGGCACGTTCGAACCGTGGCGCAGCATCATCTGCGACTGCGACGAACGTACATAGCGTTTCATAAAGACGTGAAACGGCAGCAGATTCAGGTATTCGATCCGGCCAAAACGCATATTGCCTCCTGAAATAAAGCTAACAATTATACGGCGCCTCCTCTGAAATAACCCGCCCTCAACTCCGCTTTGTTATAATCACGGACTTGTTTTCATAAGGATTGTGAATATGGTTCGTATCGAATTCCTGGGGCCGATCAGCAAACCGGCCATCGAGATGGAAGCCGCCACCCTGGCCGACGTCGCCAAGGCCCTGCGCGAGGACGCGGAACTCGCCCCCTGGCTGGAGAACAGCGCCGTCGCCGTCAACGACACCCTCGTCTCCGGCCTCGAGACCCCGCTGAAATCCGGGGACAAAGTCTCCCTGCTTCCGCCGGTCTGCGGAGGCTGAGGGGTGCTGAAGCTCTATGACGGGGCACTCGACGTGCCCGCACTGCTGACACGCTGGTATGAAGAGGAGGCGCAGAGCAACTACGGCGCCTACATCCCCTTCGTCGGGACCGTCCGCGACGAGAACGGCATCGAAGGGCTGAGCTTCGACATCTACGAACCGATCCTAAACAGCTGGTTCGACGCCTGGCAGGAGAAAGCCGCCGAGCGGGGTGCCGTACTGAAGATGGCCCACAGCCGGGGCGACGTCCTGCTGCACGAGTCCTCCTATATCGCTGCCGTCTTCTCCCCGAAACGCCGCGTCGCGCTGGAGATGATCGAGGAGTTCGTCGAGGATTTCAAAGCCAGCGCTCCCATCTGGAAATATGACCTCGTAAACGGTGAACGCATCTATGCCGACGACCGCTCCACGGCCATCAAAGGCAGCGGGCTGTTGGCCGGGGGTGA is a genomic window of Sulfurimonas sp. HSL1-2 containing:
- a CDS encoding MoaD/ThiS family protein gives rise to the protein MVRIEFLGPISKPAIEMEAATLADVAKALREDAELAPWLENSAVAVNDTLVSGLETPLKSGDKVSLLPPVCGG
- a CDS encoding molybdenum cofactor biosynthesis protein MoaE: MLKLYDGALDVPALLTRWYEEEAQSNYGAYIPFVGTVRDENGIEGLSFDIYEPILNSWFDAWQEKAAERGAVLKMAHSRGDVLLHESSYIAAVFSPKRRVALEMIEEFVEDFKASAPIWKYDLVNGERIYADDRSTAIKGSGLLAGGDA